TGCTTGACGCGTTGGCGGGTAACTTAGACAAACTTAGCAATTACCCCACTACCAAGGGCATTGCCGAGCTTCGAGAAGCTATTTCGGCCTGGGCTTGTCAGCGCTTTGCCCTGCCTGCGTTATCTGTCGAGACCCAGTTACTGCCCGTTAATGGCACCCGAGAGGCACTCTTCGCCTTTGCCCAAACAGTAGTAGCGGCAAGCCCCGACGCACTGGTTTGCACGCCCAACCCCTTTTACCAAATTTATGAAGGTGCAGCGCTGTTGGCTGGCGCCCAGCCGCACTTTTTAGCCTGCGATGTCCGCAATGGTTTTATTCCCGATTTTGACGCGGTGCCTGCTGACATTTGGCAGCGTTGCCAGCTGCTGTTCATCTGCACGCCGGGCAACCCTAGCGGCGCCGTAATGGACATTGCCAGTCTGCAAAAGCTAATTGCATTAGCAGACCAGTACGATTTTGTTATTGCCAGTGACGAGTGCTATTCCGAGCTGTATTTTAACGAAGACGCACCACCACCGGGACTACTTCAAGCCTGCGCGGATATGGGCCGCAATGATTATCGCCGCTGCGTGGTATTTCACAGCCTGTCAAAACGCTCCAATCTACCCGGCTTGCGCTCTGGCTTTGTCGCCGGTGACGCCAACATTCTCAAAGACTTTTTGCTTTACCGGACCTATCACGGCTGTGCCATGCCGGTTCAACACCAACTTGCCAGTGCGGCGGCCTGGTCTGACGAGCATCACGTCAAAGCCAACCGCGACCTCTACCGAGAGAAGTTCGCCAAGGTTCTGGCAACATTAGACGGCTGCCTGGAAGTAAGCCAACCCGACGCGTCCTTTTATTTATGGGCAAAAACGCCCATTGCCGACACCGACTTTGCCCGCCAGCTTTTTGATCAACAACATGTCACCGTATTAGCGGGCAGCTACCTCTCAAGAGAAGTTGATGGTATTAACCCCGGCGCTAACTATGTGCGTATGGCCTTGGTGGCAGAGCTGGATGACTGCCTAGAAGCCGCCCGTCGCATTAAGGCCTTCTGCCAGTCGCTGGAGGCTTAAGGTATGTTGAAAGCCGAGCGGGTGGCGTTTATTCAACGCCGCCTGGATGAACTCTATCCTGAGCAGCCCATACCGCTGGATCACAAAGACCCTTACACCTTGCTGGTTGCCGTGTTGCTCTCCGCCCAGTGTACGGATGTCCGAGTGAACCAAGTCACGCCTGCGTTGTTTGCCCTGGCCGATAACCCAGCCGATATGGCCCGGCAAAGCGTGGAAAAAATCCGCGAGATTATTCGCCCTTGCGGCCTATCGCCACAAAAATCAAAAGCCATAAAGCGTTTATCCGAGATGCTTATGGAAGACCACGGCGGCGAAGTTCCCCAAGACTGGGAGGCCTTGGAGCGTCTCCCCGGTGTCGGTCATAAAACTGCCAGCGTCGTCATGTCCCAGGCCTTTGGGGTACCCGCTTTTCCTGTCGACACCCATATCCACCGTTTGGCCCAACGCTGGGGCTTGAGCAACGGCAAAAATGTCGCCCAGACTGAAAAAGATCTGAAACGTCTGTTTGCCAAAGAAAACTGGAACAGTTTGCATCTGCAAATTATTTACTACGGCCGCGAATACTGCAGCGCCAGAGGCTGCGATGGCACAGTGTGCGAAATTTGCACCACCTGCTACCCCGAGCGTAAAACGGCCAAGAAACTCCGAAAAGCCTGAAGATACAAGCACTTTTTGCTAAGCTTAGCGACCCAAAACTGGAGGCCACCACACGCACTATGACTGTGATTTTATACGGCATAAAAAACTGCGATACCGTTCGCGCTGCCAGAAAATGGCTGGATGCGGAAAACATTGAACACCAATTCCACGATGTTCGGGAGCAAGCCCTCAGTGAAGACCAGCTTAATCAATGGTTGGACAAACTGGGGGACAAACTGATTAATAAACGCAGCACCACCTGGAAACAGCTGGACGAAGCCGACCGAGAGCAACTTAGCGACCGCGCGGCCAAGCTCTTACTTGCCCACCCGACACTAATGAAACGGCCGCTGCTGGATACAGGAAAAGAACTGCATCTGGGCTTTAAAGACACTGATTATCAGCGCATTTTCACCCATCACACATTGTGAAGCCGGCAGCGATTTTAAACATCAATATGACACTCACCCCAACAACACAGGATGCCATCTCAGCATGACCGACTCTATTTTTAGCCTGGGCATAGGCCTCGGCAGCCAAAACAACAAAGGCGAATGGCTAGACAGCTTTTATCCCAAACCCCTGCTTTCGCCCTCTGCTGAGCTTATCGCGGCGGTTACACCCGTCGTAAATTACACCGGCGGCAACACCGCCATTGCAGTCAATGCCGACACAATGGCAGCACTGGCCGATGCGATTAAAGGTTGCGGCGAAGATGCCTTGGCCGAAATTGCCGTGCAGTTAGCCAGCAGCAACCAAGCACTGGTGGTCACGATACTGGCCAGCGATGAAGCGCCAAGCTCGGTTCCCGAGTCTTACCTCAAACTTCACCTGCTCTCTCATCGTCTGGCCAAGCCACATCAGCTGGATCTAAACGGGATGTTTGGCGTGCTACCCAATGTCGCCTGGACCAACCAAGGTGCAGTTGATTTGGCAGAACTACCTCAAAAACAGCTACAAGCTCGCATGAAAGGCGAACTGCTAGAAGTGATGTCGGTAGACAAATTCCCCAAAATGACCAATTACGTCGTCCCCACTGGTGTTCGCATCGCCCATACTGCCCGCGTGCGCCTTGGTGCTTACTTGGGTGAAGGCACCACCATCATGCACGAGGGTTTTGTGAACTTTAATGCGGGCACCGAAGGCCCAGGCATGATCGAAGGCCGGATTTCTGCCGGCGTTATGATTGGTGCCGGTTCAGATCTTGGCGGCGGTGGCTCAACTATGGGCACCTTATCGGGTGGCAACAATGTGATCATCTCCGTTGGTAAAGAATGCCTCATTGGCGCCAACGCCGGTGTCGGCATTCCCCTTGGTGATCGCTGTACCATTGAAGCTGGCCTTTATATTACTGCTGGCTCTGTCGTCACCATGGTCGACGACAAAGGCGAAGCTGCGGCCACCACTAAAGCCAGAGATTTGGCTGGCAAGTCGGACCTGTTATTCCGCCGCAACTCCAAAAACGGCGCCATTGAGGTGCTGACAAACAAATCAGCCATCGCCTTGAACGAGATGTTGCACGCCCACAATTAAGTGTGATTCAACACCTTCCTACTCGACATTGCGGTAACCCGCCGCAATGTCGCTTTTTGCAAACACTGGTGAACTCCTTGCCAAGCGGCTACTCTATAAAGGCAACTTGTCTATAAAACAGCGACTTAGACAAGCCGGCTTATTTCTGCCTCAGCGGCGACAAGGAGATAGAGATGGATCTGCAAATTACCGGTATTCTTGGCTTTATTATTTTTATTGCCGATATTTGGGCAATCCTCAATGTTATTCAGAGCCGAGAAAGCTCAGGCACAAAATTACTGTGGATTGTACTCATTCTAGTTCTGCCACTATTGGGCCTGCTCATCTGGTGGTTTGCTGGACCACGAGAGCCATAGCTACGCCGTGTATCTTGTTTCTGAGATCGACTGGCCACTGATCGTCCACCACCTCACTCAGCTCGCAATTGCCTATGTTTTGGCACTGCCGATAGGTTTTAACCGCGAAGCGGAATCCAGAGGCGTTGGTTTACGTACATTTCCCTTAGTTGCTATTGCCTGTTGCGCTTATTTGCTTATTGGCCGGGACGTGCTTAGCGGTGACGAATCCCACGCCAGGTTAATGTATGGCTTGATGAGCGGTATTGGTTTTATTGGCGGTGGCGCCATATTAAAACAGGGCGATTCTGTCTCAGGCACCGCCACGGCATCGGCTATCTGGTCCACTGGTGCAATCGGTACAGCCGTTGCCTGGCAGCGATATGAAATAGCCATTGTCGTCAGCCTGATGACCTTTCTGACCCTTCGATTACTGGTACCCGTAAAACGCTGGGCCAAGACTAAGAGACATAACGACTAAATATGGACGTTTCCAAAACACCCAAATCGGCTGACTGGGCGATAAAAATTCTCGCCGTGCTGGCAGTGCTCTACACCTTACAAGTTGCTAGAGACGTGATGCTACCCATCACCTTAGCCATTATTTTTGCCTTGTTGCTGGGTCCTGCCGTGACTCGCTTACAAGACTACCGCATTCCCAGAAGCTTAGGTGCTCTCGCGCTACTCACCCTGAGCCTGGGCGCTTTTGCTGGTGGTTTGTATATGCTGACCACCCCCGCGCTAGACTGGTTAGGGAAGGCCCCCGAAGCAATCAACATCATCCAAGATGAGTTACTCAGCGTCGACAGTGGCAGCAACGAAGTCGATGCGGCAAGCCGCAGCATCGACTCGTTGGCCAAAACCCTGAGTAGCGAACCCAGCAACCCGCAAATTACCCAAGTAGTGATTACTGAGCCTGGCTGGCGAGCAGAAGTCTGGGAGATAGGCAAAAATTTTGGCGTCTACGGCACCTTGAGCATCATCATGCTGTTCTTTCTGCTCACCTCCGGCGAAGCACTGCTCAAGCGCTTTATTCACATATTACCCAGCCAGCGCGACAAGGCCACGGTAATTGACGTGGCAAAACACGCCCAAGAGCAAATGTCCCGGTATTTGGTAACCATTACCGCCGTCAATATTGGCCTGGGAACTGTTACCGGATTGGCATTATGGGCGCTGGGGTTTCCCGATCCGGCTTTATGGGGAGTCGTTGCTGCTGTTCTGCGTTATATACCCTATCTGGGCGTCAGCATTACAATCATGCTGCTAGCCATCATCAGTGCCGTGAGCTTTGATTCAACGGAAATGATTCTGGCCGCGCCACTTGGCTTTGCTTTACTCACATCCTTTACCGGACAATTTGTCGACCCCTTTGTCCACGGCTACCGCTTTAGCCTTAACGCCATTGTCGTCTTTTTATGGATATTCTTTTGGGGCTGGATGTGGGGGGCACCGGGCGTTCTGCTTGCCGTGCCACTACTCACCTTATTCCAAGTAATTTGCCAACACGTAGATCGACTCACGCCGATTGCACACATGATAGGAAACGAATGACATGACGGATCTGGATACCTACCGCAAAGCGTTATGGCCGCTGCCCATTCAGGCAAAAACAGCCAACAAAAAATACCGGCGCGTAGGCGTAGAAATAGAGTTTACTGGCCTGCAAATCGACGCCATTGTCGAGATCATCAAAGCAGAACTTGGCGGCAAGGCCGCGCCGGTCTCTGACTATGAGGTTAATGTTGAAGACACCTCATTAGGCAGCTTTGGAGTCGAACTGGATTTTGCCTATATCAAAAAGCTTGGTCGGGAACGCAGTGAAAACGGCAAAGGCAATGATTTTGATGAACTCGCCGAAAACCTTGTCGGCACCATTGCCAAGCAACTAGTGCCCTTTGAGGTTGTCGGGCCACCGGTAGCAATGCCAGAGTTGTGGAAGCTGGAAAGTCTGTTTAAAGCCCTGCGACTAGCGGGTGCCGAAGGGACAGGCAGCTCCGCCACCAACGCTTTTGGTTTGCAGCTCAACCCGGAAATGCCTGATTGCGAAGCGGCCACTATCGTCAATTATTTGCGGGCATTCTTTTGCTTGTTTGATTGGCTCAAAGAACGCAGCAAGGTTGATCTGACTCGCCGCCTGACCTCCTATGTTGATCCGTTCAGCAAAGAGTATATCCGCCTGGTGCTTAACCCAGACTATGCCCCGGACATGGACACACTGATCGACGACTACTTAAAACATAATCCCACCCGTAACCGGGCACTGGATATGCTGCCCTTGTTCACTCATATTGATGAGGCTAGAGTCCGGGCCAAAGTCGACGATGACCGAGTGAAGCCCCGGCCAACACTGCACTACCGTCTGCCCAACAGCTTAATTGATGATCCTCAATGGGGCTTAATTACCCCATGGCGAGACTGGCTGCAGGTGGATAACCTGGCCAACCAACCCGAATTATTGGCCGAAGTGTGCGAAGCTTATCTGAAGCACCTGGACAGCTTTACCGATAGCCTGTTTGGCGACTGGGGACACGCGGTTTATCGCTGGCTGTTTCCGGAGCTGCTATGACTCGTCCGTTGATTGGCGTCACTGGCGACGATCAAACCCTACGATTTTCTTGGTGGTTTATCCGCTGGGCACTATGGCGCTGTGGCGCTAAAGCCTGGCGGCTGACGCCCGATCGCAGTACGCTCCCCGACAATCTCGATGGCATCATCATTAGCGGTGGCGACGATATCGACCCGCAACTCTATTTACCAGACGCCCCCGACGTTGCCCCCATCAATGCTAGACGGGATCGTTTTGAAATCGCTATTTTAGAAAGTGTATTGGGCAAAAGCATGCCTATCCTTGGGATTTGTCGGGGCGCGCAGCTGATGAATGTAGTGCTTGGCGGCACCTTATTTAGCGATCTTAGGGAAGTGCGCATCAAAACCTCTAATCGACGAATGTTGCTACCCCGCAAAACCCTCAACGTGTTAGATAACAGCCAATTGCAAGGAGTACTCGGCACTGCGCGCTGCAAAATAAATAGCCTGCACCACCAAGCTGTCCGCGACTTGGGAGAAGGCTTAGTGGTTAGCGGCAGAGATCTGGATGAAATTATTCAAGGGGTAGAGAGCCCTGAACACCGCTTTAGAATGGGGGTACAGTGGCACCCTGAATACCTTCCCCAAAAGACCGAGCAACTCAGGCTGTTCCAGCATTTAGTTCAGGCGGTTAACTAATGCTGTTTCAGTATTTTCTGCTTTTTGCTGCCTCTTTTGGTGCCGCAACTATTCTGCCATTTTATTCAGAGATCTTGCTTGTTTCACAGCTTCGGTCTGGTTTAGATCCTTTCTGGCTGTGGTTTTTTGCCAGCCTTGGTAACACGCTAGGCGCCGGCGTGAACTGGTGGCTAGGGGAGCGTCTGGTGCAGTACTCTGATCGACGCTGGTTTCCTGCCCGCCAAAGCGATTTACTCCGGGCCCAAAACTGGTTTAATCGCTACGGCCAATGGACCTTATTAATGACATGGTTGCCAGTGGGGGGCGATGCATTGACCGTTATCGGCGGCATGATGCGAGTGCCAGCACTGCAGTTTTTTTTACTGGTTGGCATCGGTAAAAGTGCCCGCTACGCTCTACTTATTCTTGGTTACAACGCCTTCTAGCCGCGTACAATAGCGCTATTTCAAGAGTGTTCTGAAATGGCCTTAACTGCAACTGTCTTTAAAGCTTCGCTGGATATCAGCGACCTCCGCCGCCATCACTATCAGCACTACGCCTTCACTATTGCACGCCATCCCTCAGAAACTGACGAGCGCATGATGCTTAGGTTGCTCGCCTTCGCCCTTTTCGCCCATCAAGATTTAGAATTTACTCGGGGCATTAGCGATACTGACGAGCCAGACCTATGGTTAAAAGCGCCTAGTGGCGAAATTGAACTCTGGGTAGAGCTTGGTAATCCCAGTAGTAAGCGGCTGCGTCGTGCCCGCAGTTTGGCTTCAAAGATTATGGTTGTCAGCTACGGAGGCCGCACCGCTGAACAATGGTGGCTAGAAAATGAACGTGAATTACGGGGTTTTAAATCCCTTAGCCTCATTGAGATTGCCCAAACCGAATCTCAGGCACTGGCCGAAATGGCCCAACGGAATATGCGTCTGCAATTTACTTTAGACGAGGACTCGATTTGGGTATCAGATCAAAACACTAGCCTAGAAATTCAAGCACAGCTGCGGCTAGGTGACTGGGCCATATAAGCCAAGGAGGATTGAGTGAGCGTTATCAACATTCATACCATCGATCACGTCGTGCTGCGCACCGACAAATTGTCAGCAATGCTCGATTTTTACCAACACATTCTGGGGTGTAAATCAGAGCGGTGCGAAGAAAGCATCGGCCTGTATCAACTGAGAGCCGGGGATGCGCTTATTGATATTGTTCCTGTAAACAGTCCGTTAGGCAAAGAAGGTGGCCCTCCGCCCGGAGAGCAAGGCCACAATATGGACCATGTCTGCTTACAGCTCAGCCCTTTTAACGGTCCTGAGATTTTACAATTTTTAGATGCGCAAGGTGTTAGCCGCAGCGATATTGAACGTCGTTATGGCGCCAAGGGTTTTGGTCCGTCTATCTACATCTATGACCCAGAAGGTAACAGAGTCGAACTGAAAGGCCCGCCTGAATAGTTTCTGTGATTCCCTTTCAGCCGAACAGCAGCCATTAGCTGATATTACTCAGCGGCTAATTAAGAATATTGATGATCTCAAGGGTGGCTGCAATCAAACGAAGGCGGCGATCTTCAATTTGCACCGTCACATAACCGTGCTTATCCACCGGCGAAATAATACGACCATGCCGGTAAATATCCCGGTCCAAACGATGCCCTACCGCAAGTTTTTTCTGCCAACCTGGAGGTAAATTGCCCTGGGCCGCTTTTTTCTGAAGACCGGGAGGCAAGCCGCCAGGGGGCTTTGCCATTAGCGGTGCTGACACTGAGCACGCCATGACGACGGCAAGTGCAATGCCTATCTTTTTCATTTCAACTCTCCTTCATGACCCATACGTCTAACTAAGACGTTAGCTTAGAGCGAGGGTTCTGACGTTGAGCTGAACAAATAACGGTACTATTTTGTATAAGCACTGGTTTGTATAAGCAGTGATTTGTATAAGCACGGGCAGCGTCATGCAAACACCGGCAGCATGTCGTACAAAAATCGTCCAGAAAGTCTTATATAAACCGTGTGGGGACAGCCACTGCTGAAGCGCGGACGCATCCCCTCAAAGCGCGCCACCTCAACAGGTGACGCCAAACAGCCGGGGCTAAATGCTGTCTTTCATCGCGGCATTGATTCTGACCTCGCGATGGGGCTGAAAACTAGGTCCTGCCAATTGCTCAATACGGCCACCACGCTCGAGAAACTCATCTATCTGACGAGAAATTTCGGCGCGCAACGTTTGCTGATGGCCAGGGGAATGGCTACCGTGGATTTTCTGGAATCGGTTCATGTTTTCACCTCATCGTTCAATCATCTAATGTAAAGCCGCTGCTGCGACCCCAATCAGACTAGTGCCCGACGATGACAAAATTGCGATAAATTTATGACAATCTCAGGGCAACAGCAGCCATCACTTTTTTATCTCCGCCCTGCTCTCGCAGCCCGCCAATCCAGTGATCATTACTTTTCCCATTCACCCGCAAGGCTCGACTATAGCCAGTGATGGTCACATATCTGTTAAAATCCCGCTTTTGCTTTTGGTCCCCCATACTATGACAAGCCTTACGCCTACTTTGGAACTCGCCTGCGATCTAATGAGCCGCCAATCTGTTACTCCGGAAGATGCCGGTTGCCAACAGCTGATGATGGCCCGCCTTGAGGCCATAGGCTTTCAATGCCAAAACCTGCGCTTTGAAGACGTCGATAACTTTTGGGCGGTCAGAGGCGACAGCGGTCCTCTGCTTTGTTTTGCAGGGCATACCGACGTGGTGCCCACTGGCCCCGCCGAAAACTGGCAGCAACCCCCTTTTGAGCCCATCATCAAAGACGGCATGTTACTGGGCCGGGGCGCAGCCGACATGAAGGGAAGCTTGGCGGCAATGGTCACCGCCTGTGAGCGGTTTATAGCAGAGCACCCTAAGCATCAGGGCCGCATCGCATTTTTAATAACCAGTGACGAAGAGGGGCCTTCGGTTAACGGCACCGTCAAAGTCGTGGAGTGGTTAGAAAACCAACAGGAAAAAATCACTTGGTGTCTCGTCGGCGAGCCCTCCTCTAGCGAGGAAGTAGGCGACGTTATCAAAAATGGGCGTCGAGGCTCCTTAGGGGCAGTACTCAAAGTGCGTGGTGTACAAGGCCATGTGGCTTACCCCCATTTAGCCGTTAACCCCATTCACACTGCCACACCAGCCCTGGCCGCCCTATCTCAGGAAGTCTGGGATGAGGGCAATGACTTTTTCCCCGCCACATCCTTTCAAATTTCCAATATCAACGGCGGCACCGGGGCAACCAACGTCATCCCCGGCGAACTGGAAGTGGTTTTTAATTTCCGTTTTTCCACCGAACTGACCGAAGACGATTTAAAGCGCCGGACACTGGCCATACTAGACGCCCACAACCTGGATTACCGAGTGGATTGGACGTTAAGTGGCCATCCCTTTCTCACCGCTGAAGGCCCGCTAGTAGAAGCTGCCCAAGCGGCTATCACCACCGTCACAGGACGCAACGCGGTTCTCTCCACTGAGGGCGGCACCTCTGACGGCCGTTTTATTGCCCCGACTGGAGCACAAGTGGTGGAGCTGGGACCAGTCAACGCCACCATTCATAAAGTCGACGAGCAAGTGAGCGCCGCCGACCTCGACACCTTGTCGCAAATCTATGAAGTGATGCTGGGGAGACTGCTCACCTAAAAGCCTATACGCCTATTGATGCTGAACCATTTTTGAAGCGGTCTAGTACTAGGATTTATTAAAGGCTTTTAAAGGATACACATCGAAGCGCACCGCCTTGCCTGTCACCGCAAACTGAGGCGGCCTTCCCCCAAGAGGAGGCGCGTGAGGGGGGCGCTTAACCACGACCCGGTGCTTAGCCGCCTGCAGGGCCAAATCCAGCAACGCATCTGCATCGTTGTCCATACCCACAAGGCTGTGGAAGAGACGCATCTCTTTTTTGACCAAAGCAGATTTACCGGACTCGGGAAACATCGGGTCTAAATACACCACATCGGGCTGCTGAGTTTCTGACATAGCAGCCAAAATACTGTGGGCTCCCGTCGTCTGTAACTCCATCCTCGATACCATCTCGCAGATGTCAGGGTCATACTGCCCCCTGCTAATACCATCCGCCAGCATGGCAGCAACAATGGGGTTGCGCTCACACAGGGTAACTGTCGCGCCATAACTGGCCAGCAAAAAGCTGTCCCGCCCCAGACCTGCCGTGGCATCTAATATCCGCAACTCAGCTCGTCGACCACCAATCGCCTTTAACAGCAATTCTTTACCCCGGTGTCGATCGCGAAACTGCTTAGCAAAAT
The DNA window shown above is from Spongiibacter sp. IMCC21906 and carries:
- the dapC gene encoding succinyldiaminopimelate transaminase, with product MNPRLQALQAYPFEKLKALLADTNPPDCKPIPLSIGEPRHPAPSFVLDALAGNLDKLSNYPTTKGIAELREAISAWACQRFALPALSVETQLLPVNGTREALFAFAQTVVAASPDALVCTPNPFYQIYEGAALLAGAQPHFLACDVRNGFIPDFDAVPADIWQRCQLLFICTPGNPSGAVMDIASLQKLIALADQYDFVIASDECYSELYFNEDAPPPGLLQACADMGRNDYRRCVVFHSLSKRSNLPGLRSGFVAGDANILKDFLLYRTYHGCAMPVQHQLASAAAWSDEHHVKANRDLYREKFAKVLATLDGCLEVSQPDASFYLWAKTPIADTDFARQLFDQQHVTVLAGSYLSREVDGINPGANYVRMALVAELDDCLEAARRIKAFCQSLEA
- the nth gene encoding endonuclease III, whose product is MLKAERVAFIQRRLDELYPEQPIPLDHKDPYTLLVAVLLSAQCTDVRVNQVTPALFALADNPADMARQSVEKIREIIRPCGLSPQKSKAIKRLSEMLMEDHGGEVPQDWEALERLPGVGHKTASVVMSQAFGVPAFPVDTHIHRLAQRWGLSNGKNVAQTEKDLKRLFAKENWNSLHLQIIYYGREYCSARGCDGTVCEICTTCYPERKTAKKLRKA
- a CDS encoding ArsC family reductase, with product MTVILYGIKNCDTVRAARKWLDAENIEHQFHDVREQALSEDQLNQWLDKLGDKLINKRSTTWKQLDEADREQLSDRAAKLLLAHPTLMKRPLLDTGKELHLGFKDTDYQRIFTHHTL
- the dapD gene encoding 2,3,4,5-tetrahydropyridine-2,6-dicarboxylate N-succinyltransferase, producing MTDSIFSLGIGLGSQNNKGEWLDSFYPKPLLSPSAELIAAVTPVVNYTGGNTAIAVNADTMAALADAIKGCGEDALAEIAVQLASSNQALVVTILASDEAPSSVPESYLKLHLLSHRLAKPHQLDLNGMFGVLPNVAWTNQGAVDLAELPQKQLQARMKGELLEVMSVDKFPKMTNYVVPTGVRIAHTARVRLGAYLGEGTTIMHEGFVNFNAGTEGPGMIEGRISAGVMIGAGSDLGGGGSTMGTLSGGNNVIISVGKECLIGANAGVGIPLGDRCTIEAGLYITAGSVVTMVDDKGEAAATTKARDLAGKSDLLFRRNSKNGAIEVLTNKSAIALNEMLHAHN
- a CDS encoding PLDc N-terminal domain-containing protein, yielding MDLQITGILGFIIFIADIWAILNVIQSRESSGTKLLWIVLILVLPLLGLLIWWFAGPREP
- a CDS encoding MgtC/SapB family protein, whose translation is MYLVSEIDWPLIVHHLTQLAIAYVLALPIGFNREAESRGVGLRTFPLVAIACCAYLLIGRDVLSGDESHARLMYGLMSGIGFIGGGAILKQGDSVSGTATASAIWSTGAIGTAVAWQRYEIAIVVSLMTFLTLRLLVPVKRWAKTKRHND
- a CDS encoding AI-2E family transporter — its product is MDVSKTPKSADWAIKILAVLAVLYTLQVARDVMLPITLAIIFALLLGPAVTRLQDYRIPRSLGALALLTLSLGAFAGGLYMLTTPALDWLGKAPEAINIIQDELLSVDSGSNEVDAASRSIDSLAKTLSSEPSNPQITQVVITEPGWRAEVWEIGKNFGVYGTLSIIMLFFLLTSGEALLKRFIHILPSQRDKATVIDVAKHAQEQMSRYLVTITAVNIGLGTVTGLALWALGFPDPALWGVVAAVLRYIPYLGVSITIMLLAIISAVSFDSTEMILAAPLGFALLTSFTGQFVDPFVHGYRFSLNAIVVFLWIFFWGWMWGAPGVLLAVPLLTLFQVICQHVDRLTPIAHMIGNE
- a CDS encoding amidoligase family protein, encoding MTDLDTYRKALWPLPIQAKTANKKYRRVGVEIEFTGLQIDAIVEIIKAELGGKAAPVSDYEVNVEDTSLGSFGVELDFAYIKKLGRERSENGKGNDFDELAENLVGTIAKQLVPFEVVGPPVAMPELWKLESLFKALRLAGAEGTGSSATNAFGLQLNPEMPDCEAATIVNYLRAFFCLFDWLKERSKVDLTRRLTSYVDPFSKEYIRLVLNPDYAPDMDTLIDDYLKHNPTRNRALDMLPLFTHIDEARVRAKVDDDRVKPRPTLHYRLPNSLIDDPQWGLITPWRDWLQVDNLANQPELLAEVCEAYLKHLDSFTDSLFGDWGHAVYRWLFPELL
- a CDS encoding gamma-glutamyl-gamma-aminobutyrate hydrolase family protein, with the protein product MTRPLIGVTGDDQTLRFSWWFIRWALWRCGAKAWRLTPDRSTLPDNLDGIIISGGDDIDPQLYLPDAPDVAPINARRDRFEIAILESVLGKSMPILGICRGAQLMNVVLGGTLFSDLREVRIKTSNRRMLLPRKTLNVLDNSQLQGVLGTARCKINSLHHQAVRDLGEGLVVSGRDLDEIIQGVESPEHRFRMGVQWHPEYLPQKTEQLRLFQHLVQAVN
- a CDS encoding YqaA family protein, producing the protein MLFQYFLLFAASFGAATILPFYSEILLVSQLRSGLDPFWLWFFASLGNTLGAGVNWWLGERLVQYSDRRWFPARQSDLLRAQNWFNRYGQWTLLMTWLPVGGDALTVIGGMMRVPALQFFLLVGIGKSARYALLILGYNAF
- a CDS encoding YaeQ family protein, which translates into the protein MALTATVFKASLDISDLRRHHYQHYAFTIARHPSETDERMMLRLLAFALFAHQDLEFTRGISDTDEPDLWLKAPSGEIELWVELGNPSSKRLRRARSLASKIMVVSYGGRTAEQWWLENERELRGFKSLSLIEIAQTESQALAEMAQRNMRLQFTLDEDSIWVSDQNTSLEIQAQLRLGDWAI
- a CDS encoding VOC family protein, which codes for MSVINIHTIDHVVLRTDKLSAMLDFYQHILGCKSERCEESIGLYQLRAGDALIDIVPVNSPLGKEGGPPPGEQGHNMDHVCLQLSPFNGPEILQFLDAQGVSRSDIERRYGAKGFGPSIYIYDPEGNRVELKGPPE
- the dapE gene encoding succinyl-diaminopimelate desuccinylase, whose protein sequence is MTSLTPTLELACDLMSRQSVTPEDAGCQQLMMARLEAIGFQCQNLRFEDVDNFWAVRGDSGPLLCFAGHTDVVPTGPAENWQQPPFEPIIKDGMLLGRGAADMKGSLAAMVTACERFIAEHPKHQGRIAFLITSDEEGPSVNGTVKVVEWLENQQEKITWCLVGEPSSSEEVGDVIKNGRRGSLGAVLKVRGVQGHVAYPHLAVNPIHTATPALAALSQEVWDEGNDFFPATSFQISNINGGTGATNVIPGELEVVFNFRFSTELTEDDLKRRTLAILDAHNLDYRVDWTLSGHPFLTAEGPLVEAAQAAITTVTGRNAVLSTEGGTSDGRFIAPTGAQVVELGPVNATIHKVDEQVSAADLDTLSQIYEVMLGRLLT
- a CDS encoding class I SAM-dependent methyltransferase produces the protein MSDAAAVQSVLVWNPDGEPRSSALAAHLNLPEVADRDGGSEQLYLFFQDQQLVVGRNPRLREKPFAIDFAKQFRDRHRGKELLLKAIGGRRAELRILDATAGLGRDSFLLASYGATVTLCERNPIVAAMLADGISRGQYDPDICEMVSRMELQTTGAHSILAAMSETQQPDVVYLDPMFPESGKSALVKKEMRLFHSLVGMDNDADALLDLALQAAKHRVVVKRPPHAPPLGGRPPQFAVTGKAVRFDVYPLKAFNKS